AATTCAGCTCTGATGAGCATATCGCTTCTCCAATCATTACTTGTACTAGAGGCTGATAAGCCATCAGAATATCGGCAACAATTTGTGACTCCACAAATTGTTGCGACCTCCCATTGTCGTCTTTAGCTTCAAATGTAACACCGCTTTTGTTGTGTGCGAGCGCTCGTATAGCTGACTGATGAAATGGCGCCAAAGGCATATGTTTAGAAACAACAACACCAATAACTCGATCGCTATCTGATTTAAACAAGGCTCCACCAGAATTTCCGTTATTAAAAGCCCCATTAATGATTAGATGTTTGGCTGCCATTCCACTATTTATAGATGGACGATCAACGAATCCTGATAAAAATCCAGTAGAAAATAATGGAGATGGCCCATTGTATCCAAGAGGGAATCCCCAGGTATACACGGATTCACCAATCAGAATATTGCTTCCTAAATCCAACTTCAGACCGCCTGAAAGTTTATCTGTAGGCTCAAGTAGAACAAGATCTAAATTTTTGTTGTAATGGCACTTTGAAAAAGTAATTTTCCTACCATCAGAAAATTGGCCAATTATATTTTTTACATCACCAGCTCCAGATATTACATGTAAGTTTGTAACAACAAAACCATTATCAATTAAAAACCCACTACCTTTAGAAGAAAAAGCATTATCGTAAATCATCAAAACATTTGGTATAACTTCCCTGCCAACATTTCCAGCAGCATCAATCGTCCACTGAGTGGAGATTGGAAATTGATTATTTTTAATTGTTTCACTCATCATATTGCCTACATTTTGTTACCTGGAAAGCAAGAAGAAATTCTGTATAACCCCCCTCTTCTGAGTGACAAGATATATTTCCACCCATGCTCTGCATTATAAGCTGGCAATATGCCAAACCAACACCTGTACCACCCTCTCTCTTCGAGTAATAGCGAGTAAAGATCTTAGAGATATCAGCTAAAGGTATCCCTTTAGCAGTGTCGCGAAAGCGAACGACGTTGTGCTTTCCGCTTTTTTCAACAGTGATAGTAATATCACCACGGCCCTGCTCTCTTATAAAGTATAAAGCGTTTTTAATTAAGTTGAAAAAGATATTCTTGGTTAGCGTCAAATCACCCAAAATCTGAAAATCATCATTTTGGTTAATGGTGATCAGCTCCCTATCCTGCTCACTTAGCGGATAATCGTTCATCACTTCATTTACAACCTCAAACATCGATAAGATACGATACTTCGATGTATCCACTTGTCCCGTTTTAAGATTGCGCAGCATCATATTAATAAATGTATTGGCGGCATGTATTTGATGCGAATAAGACTGGCATGATGATTTAAGCGCCATAAGCTGGCGATTATTAATTGTTGATTTGAATTCATGTGTTTTTGCAAAATACATGGCATTAACAAGCTCAGGCATAAATCGCTCGATTGCCTCAGCGCCACAACGCAACGACGTTAACGGGGTTCGCAATTCATGCGCAATACTGCAAGCTGCTATTTGATAAAATTCGGCTCGCATCTCAGCTCGCTTCTTTTCTTTCTCAAGTTCCTGCTTTTGCTTCTCGGCTGAAACATCAAAGGATATTCCCATGATCCCAACAATCCGCCCTTCACTGTTTCTTAACGGCGCCAGCTTCACGAGGTAATAATTAATCTTGCCTTCAGTGGTAACCTGGGTATCTTCAAATTCCATACCTTTACCCGAAGACATAACGTGCTTATCTAATCGTCGAATATGATCAGCTTGTGGTTTGTCCAGTAAATCATAATCATTCAGGCCTATGATTTCGTCAGGGCAGCTAAAACCAAAATAGGCGGCAAGCGCTTTATTGCACCCCTGAAATTCACCTTCGCGGTTTTTCCAATACACGTGGCCAGGCATCGCAGCGAGTAGCGTTTGGGAAAAGTTGGATTGAATGGTATCGGATTTGGTAATATCTAAAAGGTTTTCAATAACCATGGGCTGACCTCCTGTCTGATAGCTAATTGTACAGATTGACAGGAAAAAGTCCAGAGTATTTATGCATCACAGCAATATTGGTTATTTTTTTACCTTCTCAGCCGTGTTATCTCCACCACGCCTATATATAAGAGTAGCTAGGACGATCAAAACACACATCAGGGCACTTACGGCATATCCAATAACCATAATCCAATCTGAATGGTAGTACCCATATATCGAGCTGATGAGATTCAGTATGAAAAATCCGGCAAAGGTCAGTAACGAAATATCGTGGCCACTTTTAACTCTGACGATCCGTAAAAGCTGAGGAACAAACAACAACGCATTAATGAATAGCCCCAGCCCGAATAAAATATCAATAATGGTTTTCACGTCCCTGCCCTTTTACAACTTGATCACGCCTTGGCTTTTGCTCGGCGACGGATCTCTAACCTCACCCACCTTAGCCTATCAGGATAAAATGGTTTAACAAATTTTTCATAGATGGCTATCATCGCAGGCAGTCGCTTTGCTGGATAGACCTCAAAATTCCATTTCTCCCTTACCCATAGCGGCATTACCGCACATTCCTCCATAACATAGTTATGACAATGCCATTCTATCCGTTCCTTATCTTTACTCAATTCAGGATAACGCCGCATCAACTTATCTGTGAATTGACGGGATGTTTTCATAATTGCAGAGTGAACCACAATGTCTTCATGAAAAGCTTGCTCGGTCAGATCACGTTGCCGCCTGTAATCTGCTGAATCAAACCAATCAGCCCACCGATATACTTTTAACGGGATACTTAGCTCTTCAAATAATGGAGTGTGTCGTTCAAGCCAACGATCCGATTGCGCTAACAAATAATTTGAAGCGTTATCTTCCGTCAAATTTTCCGTCATCATCAAATTATGGCGCTGTAATAAATCAGCAATAACGACATGACACGATTGGAAATGCGTATTGATGAATTGCAGGATAGCTTCCAGTCGATCATCTTGATGATAATGTTGGCCTAAGCTGATTGGCAACACACAGGACGAGGTAGCAAACTGCTTCTTGCTATCAAGACAGTTTACGGCTCTAGCTTTAAATTCACCCCTTTTTTCCCTGCTGATAACCACAGCATGGTCCCCTATGGTTTTTGGTTCTTATTTTGTCCCCAATTAAATTCTGCTTTACTGAGTGTGATTAAACAAGTATCAATACAAAAAATGCATATAAAATGCACAATTATTTACCGTATTTATCTTTAATACTTTACGTACTGTATTTATTTTTCGGAAGCTTTTTCTCTGAGCAATTCGACTTCCTTTTTAGCTACCGCCGCATCTTGGCTAGCACGACTGAGTTGCTCGCCTTGTTTTTCATACCGTTCCAGTAGCTTGAACTCTCTTGATTCCAGATCATCAATTCTAGCTTGCGCAGCCGCTAGCTTTCTTTCGAGCGATAATTTTTCGGTATCAAACTCAACCTTTGCGTCATTGAGTTCAACTTTTGCAGTTGCCAGTGCATCTTCGGTTTTTTTTAGAAGCGATAAGTGTTCATCAATGCGGGATTTAAGAGCCACATTTTCTTTTTGTAGTGAATCGAGTTCCTTCACTTTGATATCCGCAATTGCTTGCTGGACAGCTTTAGGTAACTCAACGTCTTTCAAAATAGATAGGGTGCTAGCTGATCTTTCGCGCTCATATTTTTCACGGTAACTTGCGATCGTGCTTTTACTACCACCAAGGATATCATGGGCAGCATTAGTACCAGCCCTACCTTCTTCGACTAAAGATTCCCACACCTCAACGAACTTTTCATATGGGATACCGGGTCTGCCCTGCTTTGCCATGTGTGCACTCCTAATTTAATACCTTTTTAATACTGGTATTAAATAGTACTTAAATAGCATCGATCTGTCTACAGCCTCCGCGAGGCATGGGGTACAGCATGATATAAAGATAGGGGGTCGCGGGATAGCTCGGAGCTTATCCACAAAATCTGTGCGTAAGTCTGTGGAGATTATGCCCATATTATACAAAGATGCCCCTAGCCTGGTGTCTTTAAAGAAATGGTTATTTATTAGCCATTATAAAGGGGGGGGTAAAATTGTCCACATACCCATCACGGAGACGAAGCGCCCTTCAACTTTGCGCGCAGACTATAGTGTGGCTATGTGAGTCAATTTTTACTTCTTCATCGATACAAGCCGTGTCGATATCACTTGCTTGTGCGTCAACTCATCCACATGAGCAGGCCCATTAAAAGGCCAAGCGATTGTGGTTGAAGTTGTCCACATGCATCCGAATACCAAGCAACTTTTGCTTGGTATTTTAGGCACAAGGTTTGTGCCGTCACCCCTGCGTCACTGCCAGGGCGAGTGAGAACGAGCGAAAAAAAGGCAGTGACGCAGGGGTAAACGCCCCGCGTTCCAGCGCAGACAGCAAAAGCGGCGGTGGATTTTTTGTCCACACGAGCTGCGCTAACGTTTTGAAATACATCGTATTTTAAAACGGCGCATGACGATTGTGGGCAAGAAAATCCACGGACAAAGCGTGCTTGTTTGCGCTAAAAATCGCATGGAAAAACATGCGATAGCCTTTTTACATGCGGCAATTTCTTTTTAAAGGAATTGCAAAATTAAAATCTCATAGACACAAGCGCGCTTCGCGCGCTACAATAATTGCAATCGTGAGCTGCGCTCACGAGAAAAGGTTTAACAAGGCGAAAGCGACGTTGAGCCTTATTCAAAGTAATACTGACGAGTGGCTGAGATGCCACGAAACACTGAAGCTTAGCAGAAGTGTCTATTACTCAAGTCACATGCCGTCCTATGCGTCGTGAGCCTAACGAAAGTTAGCAGGACCCCAAAAGATTCTCATTCAAGTAGCACAAACAGTGTTCTAAAAGTTCTGGTCAGCTATGCCCACCACTTTCGAGTAAAAGAACGATGAATGACAATCCTTTTCAATCAACACCTATCGTCATGGTAAGTTTTACCGCAGATAGATTTGATTGCTCCTCGTATCGATATTCTCGATATCCCATCAATCGTCAAGCACCAATTCGCTTGATCTTGTTTCCAAGATAATAATGCTTGTGACAATTGTGAGCAGATTAGTGATTTTCGCATCACT
The Legionellales bacterium genome window above contains:
- a CDS encoding trypsin-like peptidase domain-containing protein, which gives rise to MMSETIKNNQFPISTQWTIDAAGNVGREVIPNVLMIYDNAFSSKGSGFLIDNGFVVTNLHVISGAGDVKNIIGQFSDGRKITFSKCHYNKNLDLVLLEPTDKLSGGLKLDLGSNILIGESVYTWGFPLGYNGPSPLFSTGFLSGFVDRPSINSGMAAKHLIINGAFNNGNSGGALFKSDSDRVIGVVVSKHMPLAPFHQSAIRALAHNKSGVTFEAKDDNGRSQQFVESQIVADILMAYQPLVQVMIGEAICSSELNSLILSVKR
- a CDS encoding PAS domain-containing protein, which produces MVIENLLDITKSDTIQSNFSQTLLAAMPGHVYWKNREGEFQGCNKALAAYFGFSCPDEIIGLNDYDLLDKPQADHIRRLDKHVMSSGKGMEFEDTQVTTEGKINYYLVKLAPLRNSEGRIVGIMGISFDVSAEKQKQELEKEKKRAEMRAEFYQIAACSIAHELRTPLTSLRCGAEAIERFMPELVNAMYFAKTHEFKSTINNRQLMALKSSCQSYSHQIHAANTFINMMLRNLKTGQVDTSKYRILSMFEVVNEVMNDYPLSEQDRELITINQNDDFQILGDLTLTKNIFFNLIKNALYFIREQGRGDITITVEKSGKHNVVRFRDTAKGIPLADISKIFTRYYSKREGGTGVGLAYCQLIMQSMGGNISCHSEEGGYTEFLLAFQVTKCRQYDE
- a CDS encoding tRNA-dependent cyclodipeptide synthase; this translates as MVISREKRGEFKARAVNCLDSKKQFATSSCVLPISLGQHYHQDDRLEAILQFINTHFQSCHVVIADLLQRHNLMMTENLTEDNASNYLLAQSDRWLERHTPLFEELSIPLKVYRWADWFDSADYRRQRDLTEQAFHEDIVVHSAIMKTSRQFTDKLMRRYPELSKDKERIEWHCHNYVMEECAVMPLWVREKWNFEVYPAKRLPAMIAIYEKFVKPFYPDRLRWVRLEIRRRAKAKA